A part of Polynucleobacter sp. MG-Unter2-18 genomic DNA contains:
- the bchM gene encoding magnesium protoporphyrin IX methyltransferase, producing the protein MSAISYLNRRSKLQDYFDRTANDAWAKLTSDAPVSGIRATVRAGRDQMRSNLIARLPESLSGKRILDAGCGTGALALELANKGASVVAIDLSPNLIELAKERIAPADRQNIDFRSGDMLDDSLGEFDYVVGMDSMIHYCADDMLVVLEKLAPRVSHKIVFTFAPSTLPLEIMIRVGRLFPRKDRAPFIEPISQTKLSKLIDQSPWFVDWKIPHTQLVSSGFYKSQLMEIEKVS; encoded by the coding sequence ATGAGCGCTATTTCTTATTTAAATAGACGTAGTAAGTTGCAGGACTATTTTGATCGGACTGCAAATGATGCTTGGGCAAAATTAACTTCTGATGCTCCGGTGAGCGGAATCAGGGCAACAGTCAGAGCAGGGCGCGACCAAATGCGCTCAAATCTGATTGCCCGCCTGCCAGAGTCATTAAGTGGAAAACGGATCCTAGACGCAGGCTGCGGCACCGGTGCTTTGGCTCTTGAATTAGCTAACAAAGGGGCGAGTGTTGTTGCGATTGATTTATCGCCCAATCTCATTGAGTTAGCTAAAGAGAGAATTGCTCCGGCTGATCGTCAAAATATTGACTTTAGATCCGGCGATATGCTCGATGACAGCTTAGGTGAATTTGATTACGTAGTAGGCATGGATTCGATGATCCATTACTGCGCAGATGATATGTTGGTCGTGCTTGAAAAGTTGGCGCCGCGAGTTTCACATAAGATTGTATTTACTTTTGCGCCAAGTACCTTGCCGCTGGAAATCATGATTCGTGTTGGCCGTCTTTTTCCTAGAAAAGATCGGGCACCTTTTATAGAGCCTATAAGCCAAACTAAGCTAAGTAAGTTAATAGATCAATCACCCTGGTTTGTGGATTGGAAAATTCCCCACACCCAATTAGTTTCAAGTGGTTTTTATAAGTCACAACTCATGGAGATTGAAAAAGTATCATGA